The following coding sequences lie in one Myxococcaceae bacterium JPH2 genomic window:
- a CDS encoding tetratricopeptide repeat protein encodes MASMHAREGGRLLQMGVPQEAVKAFQKGLSIDPHDVDCLLGLVRTHLSTGAAAEAEAAVLRLLKVKPDHVEGQGHLAMLRAQAGNAEALEALKVLAAAPDAGYFERFNLGSLLFERGDLAGARAAFASALEVVPGSAHTHFELGRIGMQSGDLSSAVTHFQKASELAPQEAMPLLMLSRAHAARGDVGLALQTATQVLDKAQGATQRAALEDLFKLYLAAGSPDGAKRAVQELRRLEPTNVNYVYLHGVAMMSAGQGAEAKALFAEALQGAPSSWQVRHALAQVCTALGERDMARSLLQEVVSVVPRELGPANDLAALLMAENAHALALPVLERALAAHPRDAGTHLNLARATQSVDAVTAAHHARQAQALGDSDIQAQATQLLEQLGA; translated from the coding sequence ATGGCATCGATGCACGCGCGAGAAGGTGGCCGGCTCTTGCAGATGGGTGTGCCTCAGGAGGCCGTGAAGGCCTTCCAGAAGGGCCTCTCCATCGACCCCCACGACGTGGACTGTCTCCTGGGGCTCGTGCGCACGCACCTGAGCACCGGGGCCGCCGCCGAGGCCGAGGCCGCCGTCCTGCGCCTCCTCAAGGTCAAGCCGGACCACGTGGAGGGACAGGGGCACCTGGCCATGCTGCGCGCCCAGGCGGGCAACGCCGAGGCGCTGGAGGCCCTCAAGGTGCTGGCCGCCGCGCCGGACGCGGGCTACTTCGAGCGCTTCAACCTGGGCTCGCTCCTCTTCGAGCGGGGGGACCTGGCCGGCGCTCGGGCGGCCTTCGCGTCCGCGCTGGAGGTGGTGCCGGGCAGCGCCCACACCCACTTCGAGCTGGGGCGCATCGGGATGCAGTCCGGGGACCTGTCGTCCGCGGTGACGCACTTCCAGAAGGCCTCGGAGCTGGCGCCCCAGGAGGCCATGCCGCTGCTCATGCTGTCGCGCGCGCACGCGGCGCGGGGCGACGTGGGGCTCGCGCTCCAGACGGCGACGCAGGTGCTGGACAAGGCCCAGGGCGCCACGCAGCGCGCGGCCTTGGAGGACCTCTTCAAGCTGTACCTCGCCGCGGGCAGCCCGGATGGCGCCAAGCGCGCGGTGCAGGAGCTGCGGCGCCTGGAGCCCACCAACGTCAACTACGTCTACCTGCACGGCGTGGCGATGATGAGCGCGGGCCAGGGCGCGGAGGCCAAGGCCCTCTTCGCCGAGGCGCTCCAGGGCGCTCCGTCGAGCTGGCAGGTGCGCCACGCGCTGGCGCAGGTGTGCACGGCGCTCGGCGAGCGCGACATGGCGCGCTCGCTCCTGCAAGAGGTCGTGAGCGTCGTGCCGCGCGAGCTGGGGCCGGCCAATGACCTCGCGGCGCTCCTGATGGCGGAGAACGCGCACGCGCTCGCCCTGCCGGTGTTGGAGCGGGCGCTGGCGGCGCATCCTCGGGACGCGGGCACGCACCTGAACCTCGCGCGGGCCACGCAGTCGGTGGACGCCGTCACCGCGGCCCACCACGCACGGCAGGCCCAGGCCCTGGGCGACAGCGACATCCAGGCGCAGGCAACGCAGCTGCTCGAACAACTGGGCGCCTGA
- a CDS encoding aldehyde dehydrogenase family protein produces the protein MSVAVPRSTSSQALETVVRRVQEGSRAWVKRGLKEKIALLEELRRAYGVIAERSVRAACEAKGIDPASPLAGEEWLSGPLPVLRNLRQLVDSLKDVQRHGAPVIPRSRLRTLDDGRLAARVYPMNALDGMLLPRNVGEVYFQPGVTADNLREHQASFYRKPHGGRVCAVLGAGNVNSIPPLDCLYKLFVEGTACVLKMNPVNGYLGPFLEEAFSVLTNQDVFAVVYGGAEEGAALVHHPAVTEVHITGSDRTHDALVWGPPGPESDARRARNEPLLNKPLSSELGNVSPVVVVPGPYSEGELRFQANDIAGMVSNNASFNCNAAKLLVQPAGWARRGQLVDGIQAGLGRAAVRRAYYPGAELRWKQFTEGRGGLRLVGSAGEGELPYALIPGVDPTHLDDRVFRQEPWCTVLSETGLPGGDDPVAFLDAVVPFLNERVWGTLNATLIVHPKTLQDARARAAVERAVRELRYGTVAINTWPAAGYVLGSLPWGGHPSSTPQDIQSGLGWVHNTLMLEDIEKAVLRAPLTNLPPPPWVPGHRGALDLGRRLVQFELGPSWLKVPGIAAAALRV, from the coding sequence ATGTCCGTCGCCGTTCCGCGGTCCACTTCCAGTCAGGCACTCGAAACCGTGGTGCGCCGAGTCCAGGAGGGCTCGCGCGCGTGGGTGAAGCGCGGCCTGAAGGAGAAGATCGCCCTGCTGGAAGAGCTGCGCCGCGCCTACGGCGTCATCGCCGAGCGGAGCGTGCGCGCGGCGTGCGAGGCCAAGGGCATCGACCCCGCGAGTCCCCTGGCGGGCGAGGAGTGGCTCTCCGGTCCGCTGCCGGTGCTGCGCAACCTGCGCCAGCTCGTGGACTCGCTGAAGGACGTCCAGCGGCACGGCGCGCCCGTCATCCCCCGTTCGCGGCTGCGGACGCTGGATGACGGGCGGCTCGCCGCGCGGGTGTACCCGATGAACGCGCTCGACGGGATGCTCCTGCCGCGCAACGTGGGCGAGGTGTACTTCCAGCCGGGCGTCACGGCGGACAACCTGCGCGAGCACCAGGCCTCGTTCTACCGCAAGCCACACGGCGGTCGGGTGTGCGCGGTGCTGGGCGCGGGCAACGTCAACTCCATCCCGCCGCTGGACTGCCTCTACAAGCTCTTCGTCGAGGGCACCGCGTGCGTGCTCAAGATGAACCCGGTGAACGGCTACCTGGGGCCCTTCCTGGAAGAGGCCTTCTCCGTCCTCACGAACCAGGACGTCTTCGCGGTGGTGTACGGCGGCGCGGAAGAGGGCGCGGCGCTGGTGCACCACCCCGCGGTGACCGAGGTCCACATCACCGGGAGCGACCGGACGCACGACGCGCTCGTGTGGGGACCTCCGGGGCCCGAGTCCGACGCGCGGCGCGCGCGCAACGAGCCGCTGCTCAACAAGCCCCTCTCCAGCGAACTGGGCAATGTGTCCCCGGTGGTGGTGGTGCCCGGCCCGTATTCGGAGGGCGAGCTGCGCTTCCAGGCGAACGACATCGCGGGCATGGTGTCGAACAACGCGTCGTTCAACTGCAACGCGGCCAAGCTGCTGGTGCAGCCCGCGGGGTGGGCGAGGCGGGGGCAGCTCGTGGACGGCATCCAGGCGGGCCTGGGCCGCGCCGCCGTGCGCCGCGCGTACTACCCGGGCGCCGAGCTGCGCTGGAAGCAGTTCACCGAGGGGCGCGGCGGCCTGCGGTTGGTGGGCTCGGCGGGCGAGGGCGAGCTGCCCTACGCGCTGATTCCCGGCGTGGATCCAACCCATCTGGACGACCGCGTCTTCCGCCAGGAGCCCTGGTGCACGGTGCTGTCCGAGACGGGCCTGCCCGGGGGCGATGACCCGGTGGCCTTCCTGGACGCGGTGGTGCCCTTCCTGAACGAGAGGGTCTGGGGCACCCTCAACGCGACGCTCATCGTCCACCCGAAGACGCTTCAGGACGCGCGGGCTCGGGCCGCGGTGGAGCGCGCGGTGCGCGAGCTGCGCTACGGCACGGTCGCCATCAACACCTGGCCCGCCGCCGGCTACGTGCTGGGCAGCCTGCCCTGGGGCGGCCACCCCTCGTCCACGCCCCAGGACATCCAGAGCGGGCTGGGCTGGGTGCACAACACCCTGATGCTGGAGGACATCGAGAAGGCGGTGCTGCGCGCGCCCCTGACGAACCTGCCGCCCCCGCCCTGGGTGCCGGGGCACCGCGGGGCGCTCGACCTGGGGCGTCGGCTGGTCCAGTTCGAGCTGGGGCCCTCCTGGCTGAAGGTGCCGGGCATCGCCGCCGCCGCGCTGCGGGTGTGA
- a CDS encoding biotin transporter BioY, producing the protein MGLLWEGLWRASWQGAVCALLVWAVLRVVPSLPASLRAGLWWLVALKFVLSLGWPHPVALPLLSAEPTPVASPSPQGAQGEAPAALHDVSPGARVVTRWEQGTSADAPVIPLRAGGAVSAPRMGATPPTASGMAWGMALLRDVLGLALLAWAVGIAWQVRMQVNAWLRVRRMCQRARPLQNAELAEELEFLSAEAGLRASPRLLVSDEVASPLAAGLWSPVVVLPSKAVRSLPVEVLRMALAHEVAHLRRGDLWLGWVPALAETILFFHPLARQAAREYALAREEACDAEALRLTGAEPADYGDLLIAFGVTRAPGTAAANGASAHLHALHRRLRMLEHVDVVVPRSRRWLKGALGLLGAVALVPVTVVARPAEPTPASTRTQATPVVAVSPTAPVAPVTPRALTAPMTPATPRALVTPVTPVTPVTPRALAVPVPPAPPRLAMAPPPPVPPRAVVPMTAPVPPPAPPAPRYPVDDDNEDSYVLMSDGHINMSGSSDDVNLARTFKQPGKDLLYVRRGGKSYLIRDNGIMKRMRDAAVPSKELADAQSALGDKQGALGRQQAELGQQQAALGEQQAAVGVKQAALGHKRALLAIEEASVDQLSDERERDRRHAELAKKESELDQQEAAVEREQSKLGEKQEALGREQEKLGEKQEVLGREQEKLGEKQEAMGRELNRKTYELIDEAIRQGLGEPLPT; encoded by the coding sequence ATGGGCCTGCTCTGGGAAGGGTTGTGGCGTGCGTCGTGGCAGGGCGCGGTGTGCGCGCTGCTCGTCTGGGCGGTGCTGCGCGTGGTGCCGAGCCTGCCCGCCTCGCTGCGCGCGGGGCTGTGGTGGTTGGTGGCGCTGAAGTTCGTGCTGTCCCTGGGCTGGCCGCATCCGGTGGCGCTGCCCCTCTTGTCGGCCGAGCCGACTCCCGTCGCGAGCCCGAGTCCTCAAGGCGCGCAGGGGGAGGCGCCCGCTGCGCTCCATGACGTGTCGCCGGGCGCGCGCGTGGTGACGCGGTGGGAGCAGGGCACGAGCGCGGATGCGCCCGTCATTCCCTTGCGCGCGGGCGGCGCGGTCTCGGCGCCTCGGATGGGTGCGACTCCTCCGACAGCCTCGGGCATGGCGTGGGGCATGGCGCTGCTGCGGGACGTGCTGGGCCTTGCGCTGCTCGCGTGGGCCGTGGGCATCGCCTGGCAGGTGCGCATGCAGGTGAATGCGTGGCTGCGCGTGCGGCGCATGTGCCAGCGCGCGAGGCCGCTCCAGAACGCGGAGCTCGCGGAGGAGTTGGAGTTCCTCTCGGCGGAGGCGGGCCTGCGCGCATCGCCTCGGCTGCTCGTATCGGACGAGGTGGCGAGTCCGTTGGCGGCGGGGCTCTGGTCTCCGGTCGTGGTGCTCCCGTCCAAGGCGGTGCGCTCGTTGCCGGTGGAGGTGCTGCGCATGGCGCTCGCTCACGAGGTGGCGCACTTGCGACGCGGGGACCTGTGGTTGGGTTGGGTGCCGGCCCTCGCGGAGACGATCCTCTTCTTCCATCCGCTCGCGCGCCAGGCGGCCCGCGAATACGCGCTGGCTCGCGAGGAGGCCTGTGACGCCGAGGCCCTCCGCCTCACGGGCGCCGAGCCCGCGGACTACGGCGATCTGCTCATTGCCTTTGGAGTCACACGGGCTCCCGGTACCGCGGCGGCGAATGGCGCCTCCGCTCATCTCCACGCACTGCACAGGAGGCTTCGCATGCTCGAACACGTCGATGTGGTCGTCCCTCGTTCTCGCCGGTGGTTGAAGGGGGCACTGGGATTGTTGGGCGCCGTGGCGCTGGTGCCTGTCACCGTGGTCGCCCGACCCGCGGAGCCCACGCCGGCTTCCACGCGGACCCAGGCGACGCCGGTCGTCGCGGTGAGTCCGACCGCGCCAGTGGCTCCGGTGACGCCGCGTGCGCTCACTGCTCCCATGACTCCGGCCACGCCGCGTGCGCTCGTGACTCCCGTGACCCCGGTCACCCCTGTGACTCCGCGCGCGCTCGCCGTTCCCGTGCCTCCGGCCCCTCCGCGTCTCGCGATGGCTCCTCCGCCGCCGGTGCCTCCTCGGGCGGTGGTTCCGATGACGGCGCCCGTGCCGCCTCCCGCGCCTCCGGCGCCGCGGTACCCGGTCGATGACGACAACGAGGACAGCTACGTCCTCATGTCCGATGGCCACATCAACATGTCGGGCTCCTCGGACGACGTGAACCTGGCGCGCACCTTCAAGCAGCCGGGCAAGGACCTGCTCTACGTGCGCCGCGGCGGCAAGTCGTACCTCATCCGCGACAACGGCATCATGAAGCGGATGCGCGACGCGGCGGTGCCCTCGAAGGAGCTCGCGGACGCGCAGTCCGCGCTGGGGGACAAGCAGGGCGCCCTCGGCCGACAGCAGGCGGAGCTGGGCCAGCAGCAGGCCGCGCTGGGTGAGCAGCAGGCCGCCGTCGGCGTGAAGCAGGCGGCACTGGGACACAAGCGCGCCCTGCTCGCGATCGAAGAAGCGTCCGTCGATCAGCTCTCCGACGAGCGCGAGCGGGACCGCCGGCACGCGGAGCTCGCGAAGAAGGAGTCGGAGCTGGACCAGCAGGAGGCGGCGGTGGAGCGCGAGCAGTCCAAGCTGGGCGAGAAGCAGGAGGCGCTGGGGCGTGAGCAGGAGAAGCTCGGCGAGAAGCAGGAGGTGCTGGGGCGTGAGCAGGAGAAGCTGGGCGAGAAGCAGGAGGCCATGGGCCGCGAGCTGAACCGGAAGACGTACGAACTCATCGACGAGGCGATCCGCCAGGGCCTGGGCGAACCACTGCCCACCTGA
- a CDS encoding BlaI/MecI/CopY family transcriptional regulator has translation MKKPVGEQELAVLRHVAEHGPATVGEVAERFGEAQGLARSTILTMMERLRLKGYLTRRKVEGVFQYVSPVPAGELLRGVVGDFVERQLSGSLSPFVTYLSEAEDVTDEELKQLQDVVARLRQKKRKE, from the coding sequence ATGAAGAAACCCGTGGGAGAGCAGGAGCTGGCGGTGCTCCGGCATGTGGCGGAGCACGGACCGGCGACGGTCGGCGAGGTGGCCGAGCGCTTCGGTGAGGCGCAGGGGCTGGCGCGCTCCACCATCCTGACGATGATGGAGCGGCTGCGGCTGAAGGGCTACCTGACGCGCCGCAAGGTGGAAGGGGTCTTCCAGTACGTCTCGCCGGTGCCCGCGGGCGAGCTGCTGCGGGGCGTGGTGGGGGACTTCGTGGAGCGGCAGCTCTCCGGCTCCCTGTCCCCCTTCGTCACCTATCTGTCCGAGGCCGAGGATGTGACCGACGAGGAGCTGAAGCAGCTCCAGGACGTCGTGGCGCGGCTGCGGCAGAAGAAGCGGAAGGAGTGA
- a CDS encoding metal-dependent hydrolase, with protein sequence MRASLSGPAWLVFCCVSLSALAAPPATPAPPRTPVQVTWLGHAAFEVVSPGGTRLLIDPWLKENPETPPAWKDVTRFTRERPTAILVTHSHGDHADDVPALAWMTGAPVVATGEHLRAMKIPEARQHSVNVGGTFQLGDVTVNVVPAMHSSEAGGRPLGYVLTFADGRSLYHTGDSWLFGDMALIQELFHPDILLLNVGGGRWGMNPKTAALAVRKYFRPSLIIPMHFGTFEPLSEEPEVRAAFAGDSRLRVLTPGQPASL encoded by the coding sequence ATGCGTGCTTCCCTGTCCGGGCCCGCGTGGCTCGTCTTCTGTTGCGTGTCCCTCTCCGCTCTCGCCGCGCCGCCTGCCACTCCCGCGCCGCCCCGCACACCGGTGCAGGTGACCTGGTTGGGACACGCGGCCTTCGAGGTCGTCTCGCCCGGAGGCACGCGGCTTCTCATTGACCCGTGGCTGAAGGAGAACCCCGAGACGCCGCCCGCCTGGAAGGACGTGACGCGCTTCACGCGCGAGCGGCCCACCGCCATCCTCGTCACCCACTCGCATGGTGACCACGCGGACGACGTGCCGGCGCTCGCGTGGATGACCGGTGCGCCCGTGGTGGCCACCGGCGAGCACCTGCGCGCCATGAAGATCCCCGAGGCGCGGCAGCACAGCGTCAACGTGGGGGGCACGTTCCAGCTCGGAGATGTGACGGTGAACGTGGTGCCCGCCATGCACTCGAGCGAAGCCGGAGGCCGGCCCCTGGGCTACGTGCTCACGTTCGCGGATGGGCGCTCGCTGTACCACACGGGGGACTCGTGGCTCTTCGGGGACATGGCCCTCATCCAGGAGCTGTTCCACCCCGACATCCTGCTGCTCAACGTGGGCGGCGGTCGCTGGGGCATGAACCCCAAGACGGCCGCGCTCGCCGTGCGCAAATACTTCCGGCCCTCCCTCATCATCCCCATGCACTTCGGCACCTTCGAGCCGCTCTCCGAGGAGCCCGAGGTGCGCGCCGCCTTCGCTGGAGACTCCCGGCTGCGCGTGCTCACCCCCGGACAGCCCGCGTCGCTGTAG
- a CDS encoding helix-turn-helix transcriptional regulator, with amino-acid sequence MGRIQAIRAAVSAGSLRTWRPALLPGVEVTRVEEDVRLWAGHSTRYALLATDAGAFDFWYRKRVWTQGPGRLKLKQPGEVHRDLRVHAPVTALSLSFEPTLVENAARMLGLRAPLAFREVLTRGTGHTEAALVKLRAVLSDADVGPLEAESALAETVEAMLREYAEEAPSETGDARHHPAMRRARDFLHARFTDAVGLEALSSAVGLNRFHLLRQFRAEFGLPPHEYLTHLRVARARVLLARGRPAGDVALEVGLYDQSQLNRHFKRIVGLTPGQYARARQ; translated from the coding sequence ATGGGCCGCATCCAGGCGATTCGCGCAGCGGTGTCCGCGGGCTCGCTGCGCACGTGGCGCCCCGCGCTCCTTCCCGGCGTGGAGGTGACTCGCGTGGAGGAGGACGTCCGGCTGTGGGCGGGACACTCCACGCGCTACGCGCTGCTGGCGACGGACGCGGGCGCCTTCGACTTCTGGTACCGCAAGCGCGTCTGGACGCAGGGGCCGGGGCGGCTGAAGCTCAAGCAGCCCGGCGAGGTGCACCGCGACCTTCGCGTGCATGCCCCCGTGACGGCGCTGTCCCTCTCGTTCGAGCCCACGCTCGTGGAGAACGCGGCGCGGATGTTGGGCCTGCGCGCACCCCTCGCGTTCCGCGAAGTGCTCACGCGAGGCACAGGACACACCGAGGCCGCGCTGGTGAAGCTCCGCGCCGTGCTCTCGGATGCGGACGTCGGGCCGCTCGAGGCGGAGTCGGCGCTGGCCGAAACGGTCGAGGCGATGCTGCGCGAGTACGCCGAGGAGGCTCCCTCGGAGACGGGTGACGCGCGTCATCATCCCGCGATGCGCCGCGCGCGGGACTTCCTGCACGCGCGCTTCACGGACGCCGTGGGCTTGGAGGCGCTGTCGTCCGCGGTGGGGCTGAACCGCTTCCACCTGCTGCGCCAGTTCCGGGCGGAGTTCGGTCTGCCGCCGCACGAGTACCTCACGCACCTGCGCGTGGCGCGGGCCCGCGTGCTGCTTGCCCGGGGGCGTCCCGCGGGCGACGTCGCGCTGGAGGTGGGGCTCTACGACCAGAGCCAGCTCAACCGCCACTTCAAGCGCATCGTGGGCCTCACGCCGGGCCAGTACGCCCGCGCACGTCAATAA